A window of the Lagenorhynchus albirostris chromosome 1, mLagAlb1.1, whole genome shotgun sequence genome harbors these coding sequences:
- the ARF6 gene encoding ADP-ribosylation factor 6, translating to MGKVLSKIFGNKEMRILMLGLDAAGKTTILYKLKLGQSVTTIPTVGFNVETVTYKNVKFNVWDVGGQDKIRPLWRHYYTGTQGLIFVVDCADRDRIDEARQELHRIINDREMRDAIILIFANKQDLPDAMKPHEIQEKLGLTRIRDRNWYVQPSCATSGDGLYEGLTWLTSNYKS from the coding sequence ATGGGGAAGGTGCTATCTAAGATCTTCGGAAACAAGGAAATGCGGATCCTCATGTTGGGCCTGGACGCAGCCGGCAAGACAACCATCCTGTACAAGTTGAAGCTGGGCCAGTCGGTGACCACCATCCCTACCGTGGGTTTCAACGTGGAGACCGTGACTTACAAAAACGTCAAGTTCAACGTGTGGGATGTGGGCGGCCAGGACAAGATCCGGCCGCTCTGGCGGCATTACTACACCGGGACCCAGGGTCTGATCTTCGTAGTGGACTGCGCCGACCGCGACCGCATCGACGAGGCCCGCCAGGAGCTGCACCGCATTATCAATGACCGGGAGATGAGGGACGCCATAATCCTCATCTTCGCCAACAAGCAGGACCTGCCCGATGCCATGAAACCCCACGAGATCCAGGAGAAACTGGGCCTGACCCGGATTCGGGACAGGAACTGGTATGTGCAGCCCTCCTGTGCCACCTCGGGGGACGGACTCTATGAGGGGCTCACATGGTTAACCTCTAACTACAAATCCTAA